A region of Thermoleophilaceae bacterium DNA encodes the following proteins:
- a CDS encoding DEAD/DEAH box helicase produces MAVTRQKLPWEQILETGRGERLVAESRFGSRAARPAPLPPELHPRVAQGLRESGVEELYAHQAEAFEAVREGHVIVTTGTASGKSLAFNLPVLDTLARDPRARALYLYPTKALAQDQARKLHELRMPFLRPAIYDGDTPREERRAIRSRSNLILTNPDMLHVGVLPNHSGWGDVLANLAAVVVDEAHVYRGVFGSHVGNVLRRLRRLANAYGSEPRFLLASATIANPGELAERLTGHDVQLVDTDGAPRAERRVALWNPPLTDVELGTRASPLAEAAWLLAELVQQDVRTICFLKSRRGVELIQRFARERLEADGRPELAERIAPYRAGYTPAQRRDVERRLAGGELLAVVATNALELGIDVGDLDAAICVTFPGTVASLRQMWGRAGRRSTGLALYVAGEDALDQFFCRHPDDFLDRPVESAILDPESEQIHLAHLLAAAYEAPLSDGDAETLGPRWRGYAERLVRLGELRERAGRFFPRRGEDYPAGRVSLRSASVDSYAVMDASSGEIIGSVESARANSTVHPGAVYLHMGLAYEVEELDERSRRATVRPFEGDWYTQPKKETEMFIEEVHLARTELGVDLSFGTVSVSEQVVAYQRKRIADHEAIDLLTLDLPEQEFATQALWYSLPDELLREEFPLDVLLGSLHAAEHGQIAVLPLIAMCDRWDIGGLSTNFHHQTGRPTIFIYDGHPGGVGIARTGFEAFETLVGDAFRLISECPCRSGCPSCVQSPKCGNLNEPLNKNGALELMDRMQR; encoded by the coding sequence GTGGCCGTCACTCGCCAAAAGCTCCCCTGGGAGCAGATCCTCGAGACCGGCCGCGGCGAGCGGCTGGTGGCCGAGAGCCGCTTCGGCTCGCGCGCCGCCCGCCCCGCCCCGCTGCCGCCCGAGCTCCATCCGCGCGTGGCCCAGGGGCTGCGCGAGTCGGGTGTCGAGGAGCTCTACGCCCACCAGGCCGAGGCCTTCGAGGCGGTGCGCGAGGGCCATGTGATCGTCACCACCGGCACGGCCAGCGGAAAGTCGCTGGCGTTCAACCTCCCTGTGCTCGACACCCTCGCCCGCGATCCGCGCGCCCGCGCCCTCTACCTCTACCCCACCAAGGCGCTGGCCCAGGACCAGGCGCGCAAGCTGCACGAGCTGCGCATGCCGTTCCTGCGCCCGGCGATCTACGACGGGGACACCCCGCGTGAGGAGCGCCGCGCCATCCGCTCGCGCTCCAACCTCATCCTCACCAACCCCGACATGCTCCACGTGGGCGTGCTGCCCAACCACAGCGGCTGGGGCGACGTGCTCGCCAACCTCGCCGCCGTGGTTGTGGACGAGGCGCACGTGTACCGGGGGGTGTTCGGCTCGCATGTCGGCAACGTGCTACGCCGCCTGCGCCGGCTGGCCAACGCCTACGGAAGCGAGCCGCGCTTCCTGCTGGCCAGCGCCACGATCGCCAACCCCGGCGAGCTGGCCGAGCGGCTCACGGGCCACGACGTCCAGCTGGTGGACACCGACGGCGCGCCGCGAGCCGAGCGCCGGGTGGCGCTCTGGAACCCGCCGCTGACCGACGTGGAGCTGGGCACGCGCGCGTCGCCGCTGGCCGAGGCCGCCTGGCTTCTGGCCGAGCTGGTGCAGCAGGACGTGCGCACGATCTGCTTCCTCAAGTCCCGGCGTGGCGTGGAGCTGATCCAGCGCTTCGCCCGCGAGCGCCTGGAGGCGGACGGGCGGCCGGAGCTGGCCGAGCGCATCGCCCCCTACCGCGCGGGCTACACGCCGGCGCAGCGGCGGGACGTCGAGCGCCGCCTGGCCGGCGGCGAGCTGCTCGCGGTGGTGGCCACGAACGCGCTCGAGCTCGGCATCGACGTGGGCGACCTGGACGCCGCGATCTGCGTGACCTTCCCCGGCACGGTGGCCAGCCTGCGGCAGATGTGGGGGCGGGCCGGCCGGCGCAGCACCGGCCTCGCGCTGTACGTGGCCGGCGAGGACGCGCTCGACCAGTTCTTCTGCCGCCACCCCGACGACTTCCTCGACCGCCCGGTGGAGTCCGCCATCCTCGACCCGGAGTCCGAGCAGATCCACCTCGCCCACCTGCTGGCCGCCGCCTACGAGGCGCCGCTGTCCGACGGCGACGCGGAGACGCTCGGTCCGCGCTGGCGCGGCTACGCCGAGCGGCTCGTGCGCCTCGGCGAGCTGCGCGAGCGCGCCGGGCGCTTCTTCCCGCGGCGCGGAGAGGACTACCCGGCCGGGCGCGTGTCGCTGCGCTCGGCGTCGGTCGACTCGTACGCGGTCATGGACGCCTCGTCGGGGGAGATCATCGGCAGCGTCGAGTCGGCCCGTGCCAACTCCACCGTCCACCCCGGCGCCGTCTACCTCCACATGGGCCTGGCCTACGAGGTGGAGGAGCTCGACGAGCGCTCGCGCCGTGCCACCGTGCGGCCGTTCGAGGGCGACTGGTACACCCAGCCCAAGAAGGAGACCGAGATGTTCATCGAGGAGGTGCACCTGGCGCGCACCGAGCTCGGTGTGGACCTCTCCTTCGGCACCGTCTCGGTGAGTGAGCAGGTGGTGGCCTACCAGCGCAAGCGGATCGCCGACCACGAGGCCATCGATCTCCTCACCCTCGACCTCCCCGAGCAGGAGTTCGCCACCCAGGCGCTCTGGTACTCGCTCCCCGATGAGCTGCTGCGCGAGGAGTTCCCGCTCGACGTCCTGCTCGGCTCCCTCCACGCCGCCGAGCACGGCCAGATCGCGGTGCTGCCGCTCATCGCCATGTGCGACCGCTGGGACATCGGCGGCCTGTCCACCAACTTCCACCATCAGACCGGGCGGCCCACGATCTTCATCTACGACGGCCACCCCGGCGGCGTGGGCATCGCGCGCACGGGCTTCGAGGCGTTCGAGACGCTGGTTGGCGACGCCTTCCGCCTGATCTCGGAGTGCCCGTGCCGCTCCGGCTGCCCCTCCTGCGTGCAGTCGCCCAAGTGCGGCAACCTCAACGAGCCGCTCAACAAGAACGGCGCGCTCGAGCTGATGGACCGCATGCAGCGCTGA
- a CDS encoding M23 family metallopeptidase, translating to MRRTLAPLLAALALPASAAAAMPVGSGGVPAGDPPASSGEASVPAGTGGTAVGETPPPSRGERPRRRTPRRPRSSGRPVLRSFALSTRRFYVYGARARVTFEIADRSREVRVKLVVRRAGSRKAAAAIDLGDRRTGVAHRVSLDGFVDGRALPQGPLDLRLSARDPGGKTLRASARASVSQQLELYWHRFPLPGSFSYGGDGSRFGAGREGHSHQGQDLSAPEGTPVVAPRGGVVQTVAYQAAGAGHYVILDGAGEDRDYAFMHLQTGSIRVREGQRVRTGQLLGAVGSTGASSGPHLHFEVWEDGGWYEGGSPVDPLPYLRRWDAWS from the coding sequence ATGCGCAGGACCCTCGCCCCCCTCCTGGCGGCCCTCGCCCTTCCCGCCTCCGCCGCGGCGGCCATGCCCGTCGGCAGCGGCGGCGTGCCCGCCGGCGACCCGCCTGCGTCATCCGGCGAGGCATCGGTGCCGGCCGGCACCGGCGGCACGGCCGTCGGCGAGACCCCGCCGCCATCCCGCGGCGAGCGCCCGCGACGGCGCACCCCGCGCCGCCCGCGCTCGTCGGGGCGCCCCGTCCTGCGCAGCTTCGCCCTGAGCACCCGCCGCTTCTACGTCTACGGCGCCCGTGCGCGTGTGACGTTCGAGATCGCGGACCGCTCGCGCGAGGTGCGCGTCAAGCTGGTGGTGCGCCGGGCGGGCTCGCGCAAGGCCGCGGCGGCGATCGACCTCGGTGACCGCCGCACCGGGGTGGCACATCGGGTGAGCCTCGACGGCTTCGTGGACGGCAGGGCTCTGCCCCAGGGCCCGCTCGACCTGCGGCTCTCGGCGCGCGACCCGGGCGGGAAGACGCTGCGGGCGAGCGCTCGCGCGAGTGTCTCGCAGCAGCTCGAGCTCTACTGGCACCGCTTCCCGCTGCCCGGCAGCTTCAGCTACGGCGGCGACGGCTCGCGCTTCGGGGCGGGCCGCGAGGGCCACTCCCACCAGGGCCAGGATCTCAGCGCGCCCGAGGGCACGCCGGTGGTGGCGCCGCGCGGCGGAGTCGTGCAGACCGTGGCCTACCAGGCGGCCGGCGCCGGCCACTACGTGATCCTCGACGGCGCCGGTGAGGACCGCGACTACGCCTTCATGCACCTGCAGACCGGCTCGATCCGCGTGCGCGAGGGCCAGCGCGTGCGCACGGGGCAGCTGCTGGGCGCGGTGGGCAGCACGGGCGCGTCGTCGGGCCCGCACCTGCATTTCGAGGTGTGGGAGGACGGCGGCTGGTACGAGGGCGGCAGCCCGGTGGACCCGCTGCCCTATCTGCGCCGTTGGGACGCCTGGAGCTGA
- a CDS encoding DUF3352 domain-containing protein, protein MSRFAATLAAACLAIVGCGGSDADSPLDEALGYLPEDAPLALIVSTDLEGDQAQAAEETARDLPFGPILLQQLQQRFEGGDVDFEEDIEPLLGNEAVVGIADPRSLLADDVEGFVAALQTDDADKLEDLAQKGTEEAGEAEGATLYRDDGTFIAVNDDVLVLSDSEEQLRAALEQRGEDDRLREDDVEDAFDDLPDDAAARIYGNVGALLESDPATATARRVPFVDALETFAATATIEDGSVAIDFALNTGDGELGEEQLPIASGDEAPPVIGQEGEIGAGIRDPAQIVSFAEAVAQAVSPEGFAQFETAKRQIAQGLDVDLDRDLVGQFTGDTSVAIDLEGNFAVRSELANPQAFERTLERLVRVIPSFAEGAGLGEVGVARPRSGEDFYAVAGEGGEGIVYGVVDDVFVLANDSRRAADLASEQPQQVEGAEGAVVVRLDAGRLAEMLLSELGGIAGALDIDLPPALLTGSIAGGDGGLRGRFTLDLQL, encoded by the coding sequence GTGAGCCGATTCGCCGCCACTCTCGCCGCCGCCTGCCTGGCCATCGTCGGCTGCGGCGGCTCCGACGCCGACAGCCCGCTCGACGAGGCGCTCGGCTATCTGCCCGAGGACGCCCCGCTCGCGCTGATCGTCTCCACCGACCTCGAGGGCGACCAGGCCCAGGCGGCGGAGGAGACCGCGCGCGACCTGCCCTTCGGCCCGATCCTGCTGCAGCAGCTCCAGCAGCGCTTCGAGGGTGGCGACGTGGACTTCGAGGAGGACATCGAGCCGCTGCTGGGCAACGAGGCCGTGGTGGGCATCGCGGATCCGCGCAGCCTGCTGGCGGACGACGTCGAGGGCTTCGTGGCCGCGCTCCAGACCGACGACGCCGACAAGCTCGAGGACCTCGCCCAAAAAGGCACCGAGGAGGCCGGCGAGGCAGAGGGCGCCACCCTCTACCGCGACGATGGCACGTTCATCGCCGTGAACGACGACGTGCTCGTGCTCTCAGACAGCGAGGAGCAGCTCCGGGCCGCCCTGGAGCAGCGCGGCGAGGACGACCGCCTGCGCGAGGATGACGTCGAGGACGCCTTCGATGACCTGCCCGACGACGCGGCCGCGCGCATCTACGGCAACGTCGGCGCTCTGCTCGAATCCGATCCCGCCACCGCCACGGCTCGCCGCGTCCCGTTCGTGGACGCGCTGGAGACGTTCGCCGCCACCGCGACCATCGAGGACGGCAGCGTGGCCATCGACTTCGCCCTCAACACGGGCGACGGCGAGCTCGGCGAGGAGCAGCTGCCGATCGCCTCGGGCGACGAGGCGCCGCCGGTGATCGGGCAGGAGGGCGAGATCGGGGCCGGCATCCGCGACCCCGCCCAGATCGTGTCCTTCGCCGAGGCCGTCGCGCAGGCCGTGTCGCCCGAGGGCTTCGCCCAGTTCGAGACGGCCAAGCGGCAGATCGCCCAGGGGCTGGACGTGGACCTGGACCGAGATCTGGTCGGCCAGTTCACGGGCGACACGTCGGTCGCCATCGACCTCGAGGGCAACTTCGCGGTCCGCTCCGAGCTGGCCAACCCGCAGGCATTCGAGCGCACCCTGGAGCGGCTGGTGCGGGTGATCCCGAGTTTCGCGGAGGGGGCCGGGCTGGGCGAGGTGGGGGTCGCCCGGCCGCGTTCGGGAGAGGACTTCTACGCCGTGGCCGGCGAGGGTGGTGAGGGCATCGTGTACGGCGTCGTGGACGATGTCTTCGTGCTCGCCAACGACTCGCGCCGCGCCGCGGACCTCGCCTCGGAGCAGCCGCAGCAGGTGGAGGGCGCCGAGGGGGCCGTGGTCGTGCGCCTCGACGCCGGCCGGCTCGCCGAGATGCTCCTCTCCGAGCTCGGCGGCATTGCCGGGGCGCTGGACATCGACCTGCCGCCGGCGCTGCTCACCGGTTCGATCGCGGGCGGCGACGGCGGCCTGCGCGGCCGCTTCACCCTCGACCTCCAGCTTTAG
- a CDS encoding VOC family protein, translated as MSQLIHTCYRIGDIDRSVDFYTRLGFEELARMPIRDEAVNVFMGLPGDGARLELTYNHGVDSYELGTGYNHIAVTVEDIDGALERLAEQGIEPEKPPYTVREGGSRLCFVRDPDGYRIELIERPPGD; from the coding sequence ATGAGCCAGCTGATCCACACCTGCTACCGCATCGGCGACATCGATCGCTCGGTGGACTTCTACACCCGGCTCGGGTTCGAGGAGCTCGCGCGGATGCCCATCCGCGACGAGGCCGTCAACGTCTTCATGGGCCTGCCCGGCGACGGCGCGCGCCTGGAGCTGACCTACAACCACGGCGTCGACTCCTACGAGCTCGGCACGGGCTACAACCACATCGCCGTCACGGTCGAGGACATCGACGGCGCGCTCGAGCGGCTCGCCGAGCAGGGCATCGAGCCGGAGAAGCCGCCGTACACGGTCCGCGAGGGCGGGTCGCGCCTCTGCTTCGTGCGCGACCCCGACGGCTACCGCATCGAGCTGATCGAGCGCCCGCCGGGCGATTGA
- a CDS encoding helix-turn-helix domain-containing protein, with product MDTDPPPAVTLNVPFPPTVIDTIVARLAERAERSQPAAVERWVGVADVAAHLGCKRQRIYDLYRRKCNGIPHRKEGGRLLFRLSEIDRWIESGHAA from the coding sequence ATGGACACCGATCCGCCGCCTGCTGTGACGCTGAACGTCCCGTTCCCGCCTACGGTGATCGACACGATCGTCGCCCGCCTGGCAGAGCGTGCGGAGCGCTCGCAGCCGGCCGCGGTGGAGCGGTGGGTGGGCGTCGCGGACGTCGCGGCACACCTGGGCTGCAAGCGCCAGCGGATCTACGACCTCTACCGACGCAAGTGCAACGGCATCCCACACCGCAAAGAGGGCGGGCGGCTCCTGTTCAGGCTGTCGGAGATCGATCGCTGGATCGAGAGCGGCCATGCCGCGTGA
- a CDS encoding phage integrase SAM-like domain-containing protein, with translation MPRERADAGLSPLRLVSDLQKEAEVASTAKTKKTNTPGVYRRGDRYLYTYRLEGRQRWGTADPLDEARRSKRHAEADADRGELRDLSRVRFGEFALDWIITYQGRTSAGFRESTRRSYRQMLTDRVIPYFDGERRLHLAEIQPRDVKTFVRWLIEQEDPRRPGRLLSKSTIRQHVAVLRALLGDAMEEGAIRTNPAAGVRVSVPEGDGTGREPATSGARCPSASCRGC, from the coding sequence ATGCCGCGTGAACGCGCGGACGCCGGACTCAGCCCTCTTCGGCTCGTCTCGGACCTTCAGAAGGAGGCCGAGGTGGCAAGCACTGCCAAGACGAAGAAGACGAACACGCCGGGCGTGTACCGCCGCGGCGACAGGTACCTCTACACGTACCGGTTGGAGGGCCGCCAACGCTGGGGGACGGCCGATCCGCTGGACGAAGCCCGCCGATCCAAGCGGCACGCCGAAGCGGACGCCGACCGCGGCGAGCTGCGCGACCTCTCGCGCGTGCGGTTCGGCGAGTTCGCACTCGACTGGATAATCACGTACCAGGGCCGCACCTCTGCGGGGTTCCGCGAGTCCACTCGCCGCAGCTACCGCCAGATGCTCACCGACCGGGTGATCCCCTACTTCGACGGGGAGCGACGGTTGCATCTCGCCGAGATCCAGCCGCGCGACGTCAAGACCTTCGTCCGCTGGCTGATCGAGCAGGAGGATCCGCGACGCCCCGGGCGGCTGCTGTCGAAGTCCACGATCCGGCAGCACGTCGCCGTGCTGCGAGCGCTGCTCGGCGACGCGATGGAGGAGGGGGCGATCCGCACCAATCCTGCGGCTGGCGTTCGCGTCTCAGTACCGGAGGGGGACGGCACCGGCCGGGAGCCCGCCACGAGCGGCGCGCGCTGTCCATCGGCGAGCTGCAGAGGCTGCTGA
- a CDS encoding tyrosine-type recombinase/integrase — MRCPRTGDCSSNCSPTRASASARRSSCAGDATSSSRTCRTSRCAGSSRTGGFASRRPVTASATSHSRPGSFAGSQPFSHPRAEGKLAFTTTTGTRLNRHNLYRDVLGPAAQRAGLEWVTLHAFRHTCASLLFAPVEHGGGGKNVKQVQEWLGHHSPAYTLKEYVHLIDSGVGDASFLDTATAEGPSVP; from the coding sequence CTGAGGTGCCCGCGGACTGGCGACTGTTCTTCGAACTGCTCACCCACACGGGCCTCCGCATCGGCGAGGCGGTCGAGCTGCGCTGGTGACGCGACCTCATCCTCACGAACGTGCCGTACGTCAAGGTGCGCTGGCAGTTCGCGGACGGGCGGGTTTGCGAGCCGAAGACCCGTTACGGCAAGCGCGACATCCCACTCGCGACCGGGCTCGTTCGCAGGCTCGCAGCCGTTCAGCCACCCGCGGGCTGAAGGCAAGCTCGCGTTCACGACCACGACCGGAACCAGGCTGAACCGCCACAACCTCTACCGCGACGTGTTGGGGCCCGCGGCTCAGCGCGCCGGCCTCGAGTGGGTGACACTCCACGCTTTCCGCCACACGTGCGCCTCGCTTCTGTTTGCGCCGGTGGAGCACGGCGGCGGTGGGAAGAACGTCAAGCAGGTGCAGGAGTGGCTCGGCCACCACTCGCCCGCCTACACGCTCAAGGAGTACGTCCACCTCATCGACTCCGGCGTCGGTGACGCCAGCTTCCTTGACACCGCTACGGCTGAGGGACCTTCGGTTCCGTAG
- a CDS encoding MarR family transcriptional regulator has translation MDLIAEARRQWERRWGSGSAVPMAAVTSIMRVEQVLMAELNELLKPFDLTFPRYEALMLLSFSQRGELPLGKVGERLQVHRTSVTNTVDRLEASGYVRRKPHPEDRRTTLAEVTPAGRRTAKRATAVLNEGAFALRGLSRAETQEPTSLLRKARAAAGDFE, from the coding sequence GTGGACTTGATCGCGGAGGCGCGTCGTCAATGGGAGCGGCGCTGGGGGAGCGGCTCGGCGGTGCCGATGGCGGCGGTGACGTCGATCATGCGCGTCGAGCAGGTCCTGATGGCCGAGCTCAACGAGCTGTTGAAGCCGTTCGATCTCACGTTCCCGCGCTACGAGGCGCTGATGCTGCTGTCGTTCTCCCAGCGAGGAGAGTTGCCACTGGGCAAGGTCGGCGAGCGCCTGCAGGTCCACCGCACCAGCGTCACGAACACCGTCGACCGCCTGGAGGCGTCCGGTTATGTGCGCCGCAAGCCCCATCCCGAGGACCGCAGGACCACGCTGGCCGAGGTCACTCCGGCGGGGCGCCGGACGGCGAAGCGGGCCACCGCCGTGCTCAACGAGGGGGCGTTCGCGCTTCGCGGGCTGTCGCGAGCGGAGACGCAGGAGCCCACGAGCCTGCTGCGGAAGGCCCGGGCGGCCGCCGGCGACTTCGAATGA
- a CDS encoding cobalamin-dependent protein (Presence of a B(12) (cobalamin)-binding domain implies dependence on cobalamin itself, in one of its several forms, or in some unusual lineages, dependence on a cobalamin-like analog.), whose product MKRPRIVVSNLPPDGDDRGAKLIARLLRNAGVEVIYANLQDRPDGIVETVIQENADGLAISVLSGDHMALVPRILELLRAKGAGDVRVMVGGTIRADDAAELERLGVTAVLRSGSSIEDVGVFLRCEASRMAAAP is encoded by the coding sequence GTGAAGAGACCACGCATCGTGGTCTCGAACCTCCCGCCCGACGGGGACGACCGCGGCGCGAAGCTCATCGCGCGCCTGTTGCGCAACGCCGGAGTCGAGGTGATCTACGCCAACCTTCAGGATCGCCCCGACGGAATCGTCGAGACCGTCATCCAGGAGAACGCGGACGGGCTTGCGATCTCCGTCCTCTCGGGCGACCACATGGCGCTCGTCCCCCGGATTCTCGAGCTGCTGCGCGCCAAGGGCGCCGGCGATGTACGCGTGATGGTCGGCGGAACCATCCGCGCGGATGACGCAGCCGAGCTCGAGCGCCTGGGCGTAACCGCCGTGCTCAGAAGCGGCAGCTCGATCGAAGACGTCGGCGTCTTCCTGCGCTGCGAGGCGAGCCGCATGGCGGCGGCGCCTTGA
- a CDS encoding FAD-dependent oxidoreductase — translation MKTGQARPGSVEYPLRVAIVGSGPSGFYTAGHLLRDDARAVQIDMYDRLPTPWGLVRGGVAPDHPKIKSVSRVFEKTAAHPEFRFYGNVEVGRDVTADELRDRYHAVVYAVGAQADRRLGIPGEELPGSWAATDFVAWYNGDPDYRSLAFDLSADRAVVIGNGNVAMDVARMLVTHPDQLAKTDVADHALESFRKSAVREVVLLGRPPRPHSRVPNCSSSVR, via the coding sequence GTGAAGACCGGCCAAGCACGTCCGGGATCCGTCGAGTACCCCCTCCGCGTCGCGATCGTCGGTTCGGGTCCATCGGGCTTCTACACGGCCGGGCACCTCCTGCGCGACGACGCGCGCGCCGTGCAGATAGACATGTACGACCGGCTGCCTACGCCATGGGGACTCGTGCGCGGCGGTGTCGCGCCGGACCACCCGAAGATCAAGTCCGTAAGTCGTGTGTTCGAGAAGACGGCGGCTCATCCCGAGTTCCGGTTCTACGGCAACGTGGAGGTCGGGCGCGATGTGACCGCCGACGAGTTGCGCGACCGATACCACGCCGTCGTCTATGCGGTCGGTGCCCAGGCCGATCGGCGCCTCGGGATTCCAGGGGAAGAGCTGCCGGGAAGCTGGGCGGCCACCGACTTCGTCGCTTGGTACAACGGCGATCCCGACTATCGCAGCCTGGCTTTCGACCTCTCAGCCGACCGCGCCGTGGTCATCGGCAACGGGAACGTGGCGATGGACGTCGCGCGGATGCTCGTGACCCATCCCGACCAGCTAGCCAAGACCGACGTCGCCGACCACGCGCTCGAGTCGTTCCGAAAGAGCGCGGTGCGCGAGGTCGTGTTGCTCGGGCGCCCGCCCAGGCCGCATTCACGAGTCCCGAACTGCTCGAGCTCGGTGAGATGA
- a CDS encoding SDR family NAD(P)-dependent oxidoreductase yields MGMLDGRVALVTGGGNGLGRAIAIDFAAEGASVVVNDLGGDWHGEGSDPRAASRVVEEIESSGGSAIADHGDVVDSDAAARMVTLAVDMYGDLDIVVNAAGILRDSMLVSMSEDDWDAIIGVHMRGHFAVSRGAAAYWRAKSKEAGEPVYGRLFCFTSEAGLYGNPGQTNYAAAKGGIASFGITAAGELGRYGVTSNVIAPRARTRMTVGTFGDAFPKADGYDTWDPAFVAPVITFLASAEGGRYSGQILVVGGGVLQTITPYTIDHESKFTEGPPSADDVAAFLDDSRGSAPGPPPNAVQVTLGG; encoded by the coding sequence ATGGGAATGCTCGACGGGAGGGTCGCGCTGGTGACCGGCGGTGGGAACGGCCTGGGACGGGCGATCGCAATCGACTTCGCCGCAGAGGGGGCGAGCGTGGTGGTGAACGACCTCGGCGGCGACTGGCACGGCGAGGGCAGCGACCCGCGCGCGGCGAGCCGGGTTGTGGAGGAGATCGAGTCGTCAGGAGGCTCGGCCATTGCCGATCACGGGGACGTGGTGGACTCGGACGCCGCCGCCCGGATGGTAACGCTCGCCGTGGACATGTACGGCGATCTCGACATCGTGGTGAACGCGGCGGGCATCCTGCGTGACTCGATGCTCGTGTCGATGAGCGAGGACGACTGGGACGCGATCATCGGCGTGCACATGCGTGGGCACTTCGCCGTGAGCCGCGGGGCTGCCGCCTACTGGCGCGCGAAGTCCAAGGAGGCCGGCGAGCCGGTGTACGGTCGGCTGTTCTGCTTCACGTCAGAGGCCGGCCTTTACGGGAATCCAGGCCAGACGAACTATGCCGCGGCGAAGGGCGGCATCGCGTCGTTTGGGATCACCGCGGCGGGAGAGTTGGGCCGGTATGGCGTGACTTCGAATGTGATCGCTCCCCGCGCTCGTACGCGCATGACTGTCGGCACGTTCGGCGACGCGTTCCCGAAGGCCGACGGCTACGACACTTGGGATCCGGCGTTCGTGGCTCCCGTCATCACCTTTCTCGCCTCCGCGGAGGGCGGACGCTATAGCGGTCAGATCCTGGTCGTGGGAGGTGGTGTGCTCCAGACCATCACGCCTTACACGATCGACCATGAGTCGAAGTTCACGGAGGGACCGCCGTCAGCTGACGACGTCGCGGCCTTCCTCGACGACTCACGCGGCTCCGCGCCCGGCCCACCCCCGAACGCGGTCCAGGTCACGCTTGGGGGCTAG
- a CDS encoding acetyl-CoA acetyltransferase yields the protein MASHGIRDRVAIVGMGCTPFREHWGRSVDDLLVDAVVQCLASAQETEKDDVDAFWLGTYGSGITGMTLARPLKLENKPVTRVENACATGSESFRGACYAVASGAFDCVMATGVEKLKDSGYSGLSVPPSGDGTDAELTPPAMFSLLAPAYCKRYGLDEDVMREVLTRIAWKNHANGAKNELAQFRAQVTKEQITCAPTVAGGLGIFDCSGVADGAAAALIVRSEDAHRYTDRPLYVKALSMVAGSANGKFDLSFDYTTFPEVVRSAEDAYGQAGILEPRSAISLAEVHDCFTPTELVLMEDLGFSERGRAWQDVLAGAFDLDGELPVNPDGGLKSFGHPVGATGLRMLYENWLQMRGEAGERQLDSPGLGLTHNLGGSPGECVSFVSIVGAEPSA from the coding sequence ATGGCGAGTCACGGCATCCGCGACAGAGTGGCGATCGTCGGCATGGGCTGCACCCCATTCCGCGAGCACTGGGGCCGCTCCGTCGACGACCTGCTCGTCGACGCGGTGGTGCAGTGTCTCGCGTCCGCGCAAGAGACCGAGAAGGACGACGTGGACGCTTTCTGGCTCGGCACGTACGGCTCCGGCATCACAGGAATGACCCTGGCCCGTCCGCTCAAGCTTGAGAACAAGCCGGTCACGCGGGTGGAGAATGCGTGCGCGACCGGCTCAGAGTCCTTCCGCGGAGCCTGCTACGCGGTGGCATCCGGCGCCTTCGATTGTGTGATGGCGACCGGGGTGGAGAAGCTCAAGGACTCTGGCTACTCAGGCCTCTCCGTGCCGCCCTCGGGCGACGGTACAGACGCCGAGCTCACCCCGCCGGCGATGTTCTCGTTGCTGGCCCCCGCCTACTGCAAGCGCTACGGACTGGACGAGGACGTGATGCGGGAGGTGCTCACACGCATTGCCTGGAAGAACCACGCGAACGGCGCAAAGAACGAGCTGGCGCAGTTCCGCGCCCAGGTTACGAAGGAGCAGATCACCTGTGCCCCGACGGTCGCGGGCGGGCTCGGGATCTTCGATTGCTCGGGTGTGGCGGACGGTGCGGCCGCGGCGCTCATCGTCCGGTCGGAGGACGCTCATCGCTACACCGACAGGCCGCTCTACGTGAAGGCGCTGTCGATGGTGGCCGGCTCCGCGAACGGGAAGTTCGACCTGAGCTTCGACTACACGACGTTCCCCGAGGTCGTGCGCTCTGCTGAGGATGCCTACGGCCAGGCAGGGATTTTGGAGCCGCGCTCGGCGATATCGCTCGCCGAGGTGCACGACTGCTTCACCCCGACGGAGCTCGTGCTCATGGAGGACCTTGGCTTCTCGGAGCGCGGGAGGGCCTGGCAGGACGTGCTCGCCGGGGCCTTCGACCTCGACGGTGAGCTCCCCGTGAACCCCGACGGGGGCCTCAAGTCCTTCGGCCATCCGGTCGGCGCGACCGGTCTGCGCATGCTGTACGAGAACTGGCTCCAGATGCGAGGAGAGGCGGGCGAACGCCAGCTGGATAGCCCAGGCCTCGGTCTCACGCACAACCTCGGCGGCTCACCCGGGGAGTGTGTCTCGTTCGTCTCGATCGTCGGCGCGGAGCCCAGCGCCTAG